Below is a window of Agrobacterium vitis DNA.
CTCGGCTATGAAGAGGCACTGACCCGCGTCGATTCGACATCTGGCGATCATTACGCCACATCAGGCCACATGATCTGGATCGGCGACCGTACCCGTCAGGCAGATCACGCCCATATCGAATATTGCCGCGGCATCAAGAACCCGCTGGGTCTCAAATGCGGCCCGTCGCTTCAGGCTGACGATCTTCTCAACCTGATCGACATTCTCAATCCGCAGAATGAAGCGGGTCGTCTGACGCTGATCTGCCGTTTTGGCCACGACAAGGTTGCCGATCATCTGCCGCGCCTGATCCGCGCGGTAGAACGGGAAGGGCGCAAGGTCGTATGGTCCTGCGATCCGATGCATGGCAATACCATCACGCTCAACCACTACAAGACCCGGCCTTTTGATCGTGTCCTGTCGGAAGTGGAAAGCTTCTTCCAGATCCACCGGGCCGAAGGCTCGCATCCTGGTGGTATCCATATCGAGATGACCGGCAACGATGTCACCGAATGCACCGGCGGCGCACGTGCCGTTTCTGCTGAGGATTTGCAGGATCGATACCATACCCATTGCGACCCGCGTCTCAATGCGGACCAGGCGTTGGAACTGGCCTTCCTTCTGGCCGAGCGCATGAAGGGCGGACGCGACGAGAAGCGGCTGAGATCCGTCGGGGCCTGATCGTTTCGGCTCACATCAAAAACCCGTCATAGCAAATGAACTGCCCCCGGAAGTTGGACATCAACCTTTCCGGGGGCAGTTCATGGGGGGACGGGTTTTTTATTGACCGAAGAGAGCGGCACAGTCACCGTTGTGATCAACGGCAAAAGCTTAGCCGTCAGGATAGCTGGGTTTCGCCGATCTGGCAGAGAATGTGTTCTCTCTCGAAGGCGATATGGCGTCGCAGCCCTTCAAAGAAGCCACGCAGCATATAGCCCACGGCCTCCATGTTGACTTCGCCACCGCTGCCGAGTTTGAGCAGGGCATCTGTCAGTTCCTCGGCAAAACACTCATCTTCGCAATGCTCGAAGCGCAACCGGTTCAGCGTCTCATGCATGCCGACGCTGCTGCGTGTCGATGTTTCGAGCCAGGGAAACAGGATGCTTTCCTCATAGTGATGGACGCCCTTGATGAGCGGGGTTAGCGCCTTGGCCGCGTAGATGCATTTCTGCCGGTTGATAGTGTTCGGCAGAGAATCGGCGATCTCTTCCAGTTCGGCGCACAGCGCCATTTGCTCCCCATGGGCATGATTCAGCCATTCCAGACTGGTCTCACATGGCGGCAAAGCAAGGGGCCGAGCGTCTCTGGCCTTCGGAAAACCCGTCTTGTCCAAATTGCTCTGCATTCCGCATCTCCTTCTATTGCCGGCCCGGCACATGCGTAGGGCGTTATTGACAAGCGCGAAGGCGTGAGCCACATCTTCGCCCTGCATGAATGCCGAATATCTCAAATGCATCAAAGGCTTGAGATGTCCGGAAATGAAATGCCAGGGCCATTTCCAAAGAGCCATGGTTGTCGTTCACAGCGCCGGGCTCTGAACATGGCAATGCGGCATCGTGCAAGGGCAAGAAAAATCCCGCCTTGAAGACCGTTTCCCGATCAGGATGCGTAACACGCACTGAAAGGGTCACTTAGGAAACGCCAGAGACCCTTTCAGACCCTCCGGTGTTTCGCCGCAACTGCCGGTTCGCAATGTCTCCGCATCGGATGTCCGATGCCTGCGACACAATGCCATTGCCGTCCTTCATATATCGCCATCTTTGCATGGACTGCCTTGATTTGAATCAAGGTTGCAGAGGCTGCGGAATGTCAAACAGAGACTCGACGCAGAAGTCTATCCATCCGGCAGGCGGCATGGCGCGGCGAGCAATACTGCTTTTCCTCGAAATGCAAAACGCTCTATCTCGCTGTTTTTACGTACTTTTGCTGGAAATACTCTGGCGCTGTCAGAAAAACGTCCCGGCAACGGAATGGCTTTTTTCATGGAGCGACTGCGCAAACCACAAATCAGGGCGGAACCCTTCCCTTAGGGAAGGGCCGTGCCGACACAAAGCCGTTGGGGGATGCCAACAATGAATTATACTTTCGAAACCATGGTTTTGGCCATTCTGGCCTTTGCCGCGCTGCTCGGGGCGGGTTTCGCCTATGACAGCCTGTTTGCTGCCCATATGTGGGTGGCCTTTTTCGTGCTCCTGGGTGGCACGGTCGTCATGCTGCGCCATATCCGGTTTGCACCGGCAGCAGCTGGCCTCTCCAGCCGGGCTGCGGCGCAACCCAAGTCTGAATATTTTGACGAAGTCATTCGCTATGGCGTCATCGCCACGGTGTTCTGGGGTGTGATCGGCTTTCTTGTCGGGCTGGTCATCGCGCTGCAACTCGCCTTTCCCGATCTGAATTTCGGCCCCTGGCTGAATTTCGGGCGGCTGCGGCCATTGCACACGTCTGCGGTGATTTTCGCCTTTGGCGGCAATGCACTGATCATTACATCGTTTTATGTGGTGCAGCGCACGTGTCGCAGCCGGTTGTTTGGCGGCACGCTCGGCTGGTTTGTGTTCTGGGGCTATAATTTCTTCATCGTCATGGCTGCCACCGGTTACCTGCTCGGGATCACCCAGGGCCGTGAATATGCGGAACCGGAATGGTATGTCGATATCTGGCTGACGATCGTCTGGGTCGCCTATCTCGTCGCCTTCCTGGGCACGATCCTGACCCGCAAGGAGCCGCATATCTATGTGGCCAACTGGTTCTACCTGGCCTTCATTGTCACCATTGCCATGCTGCATATCGTCAACAACCTGGCGATCCCGGTCTCCTTCCTCGGCGTCAAGAGCTACTCGGCTTTTTCAGGGGTACAGGATGCGCTGACGCAATGGTGGTACGGGCATAATGCCGTCGGCTTCTTCCTGACGGCGGGCTTTCTGGGCATGATGTACTATTTCGTGCCCAAGCAGGCCGGTCGCCCGGTCTATTCCTACCGGCTGTCGATCATCCACTTCTGGGCGCTGATCTTCATGTATATCTGGGCCGGTCCGCATCACCTGCATTATACCGCGTTGCCCGATTGGGCGCAGACGCTGGGCATGGTGTTCTCGATCATGCTGTGGATGCCATCCTGGGGCGGGATGATCAACGGATTGATGACGCTTTCGGGTGCCTGGGACAAGATCCGTACCGATCCGATCATCCGGATGATGGTCATGGCCATCGCCTTCTACGGCATGTCGACCTTCGAAGGCCCGATGATGTCGATCAAGACGGTCAATTCGCTTAGCCACTATACCGAATGGACCATCGGTCACGTTCACTCTGGCGCTCTCGGCTGGGTCGGCATGATCACCTTCGGCGCGATCTACTACCTGACGCCTAAGCTCTGGCACCGTGATCGCCTCTATTCGATGCGGATGGTCAATTGGCACTTCTGGCTCGCCACGCTCGGCATCGTCGTCTATGCCGCCGTGCTCTGGGTGGCCGGTATCCAGCAGGGTCTGATGTGGCGCGAATACGATGCGCAGGGCTTCCTGGTCTATTCCTTCGCGGAAACCGTCAAGGCCATGTTCCCCTACTATGTCATGCGCGCCGTCGGCGGCGGGCTCTATCTCGCCGGCAGCCTGGTCATGGCCTGGAACATCACCATGACCATTCTCGGCCACCAGCGCAACGAGGCGCCTCTTGCAGGTTCGGCCATGGCGCCTGTCCTGCAACCGGCGGAGTAAGGAGGGCACCATGTCCATTCTCGATAAACACAAGATCATCGAAAAAAATGCCAGCCTCCTGCTTTTGGGTTCGCTGCTGGTGGTTGCGGTGGGCGGTATCGTCGAAATCGCGCCGCTGTTCTACCTGCAAAACACCATCGAAAAGGTGGAGGGCATGCGGCCCTACTCGCCGCTCGAGCTGGCCGGTCGCGACATCTACATCCGCGAAGGCTGTTACCTCTGCCACAGCCAGATGATCCGTCCGTTCCGTGACGAAGTGGAACGCTACGGTCATTACTCCCTGGCGGCGGAATCGATGTACGACCATCCGTTCCAATGGGGTTCCAAGCGCACCGGGCCGGATCTGGCCCGGGTCGGGGATCGCTACTCGAATGACTGGCATGTCCAGCACTTGAGCGATCCACGCTCGGTCGTGCCGGAATCGATCATGCCGAAATATGCGTTCCTGAAAGAGACGCCGCTGAAGATCACCAATGTCTCCATGGATCTGAAGGTCAATAGCGAAGTCGGCGTGCCCTATACCCAGGACATGATCGACAATGCCAAGGCCGATCTGGCCGCCCAGGCGGACCCGAATGCCGATACCACGGCATTGCTGGCCCGCTATCCCAAGGCGAAAGTCGGCGATTTCGACGGCAACCCGGCGGTCCTGTCCGAAATGGACGCGCTGATCGCTTATCTGCAAATGATCGGCACTTTGGTGGACTTCACCAAATATGACGACGCAACCGGTTACCGTTGAGGAGGGCGTCATGGAAGGAACCGAAATCTATACGGCCATGCGCCATTTCGCCGACAGCTGGGGCATGCTCGCCATGCTGCTGTTCTTTGCGGGCGCCATTCTCTTCGTCTTTCGTCCGGGCGCCAAAGAGCGGGCGAAAGATGCTGCCTCTATCCCCTTGCGGGAGGACTGATCATGTCTGACAAACACATTGACGAAATCAGTGGTGTCGAAACCACTGGCCATGAATGGGACGGCATCCGCGAGCTGAATAATCCGATGCCGCGCTGGTGGGTCTATACCTTCTACGCCACCATCGTCTGGGCGATTGGCTATACGGTGGTCTATCCGGCCTGGCCGATGCTCTCCACCAATACCAAGGGTCTGTTCGGCTATACCAACCGTGCAGCTGTCACCGCCGAGCTTGCAGAGGCCAAGGCGGCGCAATCGGTGTTCACCGACAAGATCGCGGCCCTGCCGATCAAGGATATCCTGGCCGACAAGGATCTGACCGAATTCGCCACCGCTGGCGGTGCTGCGGCCTTCAAGGTCAATTGCACCCCCTGTCATGGGTCTGGTGCGGCTGGCGGCCCCGGCTATCCAAACCTGAACGATGATGACTGGCTGTGGGGCGGCAGTGTCGATGCCATCTACACCACTCTGCAACACGGTATTCGCTACACGAGCGATCCGGAAACCCGGACGTCGGAAATGCCGGCCTTCGCCGATATCCTGAAGCCCGAGGAAATTCGCCAGGTTTCTGCTTATGTCGTCAGTCTGACGGGCAAGCCATCCAACGACGCATTGGTTGCGCCCGGAAAGCAAGTGTTCATGGACAATTGTGTTGCCTGCCACGGTGAAAAGGCCGAGGGCAATCGCGATCTCGGTGCGCCCAATCTCGGTGATGCCATTTGGCTGAAGGTCAAAGGCGAGCAGGAGATCATCCAGCAGGTGGCTCATCCCAAGCATGGCATGATGCCGGGATGGTCAGCGCGTCTAGGCGATACGACGGTCAAGGAACTGACTGTCTATGTCCACTCACTCGGCGGCGGAGAGTGATAAAAAGCCGCCGGGGCTCAATAGTTCCGGCGGCTCTCCTTTGGTCTTGCATGAAGACTGGTTTGGCGATGGCAGGCTAGGTACAGCATCATCCCAATTGCAGCTTTGTGCCCGATATTAGAGACTGTCCGACCAGACAGCCAGTTCATAGCCATCCAGGTCTCGGAAGTGAAATCGCCGACCGCCTGGAAAGGAAAAGATCGGGCGGGCGATCGTGCCGCCGGCGCTTTCCACGCTGCTCAATGCCTTTTCCAGATCATCGGCAAACAGGATGACGAGCGGCCCGCCGGTCGCTGAGACCGGGGCGGTCGTGGTAAATCCACCTTTCAGTCGACCATCGTTGAATTCGGCATAATCCGGTCCGTAATCGGTAAAGGACCAACGAAAGGCCGTGGCGTAAAATTGTTTTGAAGCCGAAATGTCGCGCACGTTGAATTCGATATAATCAATTTGATCGTTCCGTTGCGTCATGCTCGACCATCTCCCCTTGGATTGTATTTGCCTGCTGCAGAATCCCTTAAACGGATTGCGGACTAAGGTGAAAATTATGCGGTAGTATAAAAGCGCTAAAGTGTATATCAATGCGCCCACAGGATGTATTGAGTGTCTTTTGCTCGCAATGATGCGTAATCATAAGGCGTTGCACAATTTTTAACTGCATTATTCATAATTTCTTACCAAAAAAGAGCAATCTTAGCGCCAGGCTCGTAAAAACACAATTATTGCGCCTCGTTTTAAGAATGAGATTGTCTTGTTTTCAGAAACCGCGGATCAAAAAGCATCTTTATTGTCGTCTGCCCACAAGGCGCGGGCGTCGATGGCATTGCGTGGCAGTGGAACGGCTGCAGTTTACAATGTGATGGCGGGGCTATCCGCGTCCATGTTGCTTCTGGCCGAGGGGAATGACGTAAGCGTCGTTACCGGCTGGATGATAGCGTTGGCTATTGCCACGGTATTCCGGTTCCTGTTGTCGCGCCATCTGCAGCATCGTCAATATGCCTCTGCCAATCCGGATGACGTACTTCGGCTAATGTGCATCACGGCATGTTTGCAAGGGATCGTCTGGGCTCTTCTGCCGACAGCGGTGGTCAATATGGACTTGCTGGGCCGCAATGCGCCTATCCTGGTGGTTATCGGCGGTCTGGTGGCGACAGCCATGTTCCGCCAGGCCGGCACCAGTCAGGTCGCCTTCAGCTACTGCATTCCGATGATTTTAGCGATATCGTGGAATTTTGCAATTCATGGTGGCATAATTGCGACCATCTCCACGTTTAATTTTATCGTATTGGCCATATTCATGTCGCATCTGCTGTTAAGGGCGGACAGGACATTTATAGAAAGCGAAATGGCGAAGTTGCGCAGCCAGGCTGCAACACAGTCGCTAATCATCGCTAACAAGGATATTCAGCATAAGAATTTGCGGTTGGAGGTTCTGGCTAACGGCGATCCCGTGACGGGGCTGTTCAACAGAATCTACTTCAATGGACGGCTCGCGGGGGAAATTGCTGCTGCCAAAGTCGGAAACCGGGACATTGGCCTGTTATTGGTCAATGTCGATCGGTTCAAACTGCTCAACGATGCTTTTGGTCATCGCGGTGGAGACCAGTTTCTGGCAATCCTGGGGCAGAGGTTGAAAAATGCCGCGGGCGGTGATGCCGTGACAGCCCGGATCAGCGGCGACGAGTTTGCGATCCTGTTGCGGAAAGGCGATGTGCGCCAGGATTGCCGTGCGCTTGCCGAGACCGTTATCGCCTCGTCCATGGTTCCGATTGCCGTCCATGGCACCCAGGTCAGTCCTGGTCTGAGCGCTGGAATTGCGTTTTTCCCCGACCATGCGGAGGATGGCGACGGTCTGTTTACCTGCGCCAGCATGGCGCTGTCGGATGCCAAGCAGGATGGTCGCAGGCAATTGCGGGAATTCGATCATCAGATCAAACAGCGCATTGATCGCCAACGGCGTATTGAGCAGGATCTGCCAACGGCCCTTCGTGATCGTTCGCTCGAGACCTGGTTTCAGCCGCAGGTCGATCTTGTCACGGGCAGGGTCGTTGGCTTCGAGGCGCTGGTCCGCTGGTTCCATCCGGAGTTCGGAGGGATCGCTCCGCCTGAAATCGTCAACGCCGCCCAGTCCATGCAGATGTGTGAGGCGCTGACTGGGTTCGTGACAGAAAATATCTGCCAGCTGCTCAACAGGCTGAAAGAGCTTGGTATGCCGGAGATCGCTGTCGCCTTGAACGTTTCGCCGCGCGAATTTGCGCTCTATGACGTATCTGTCATGCTCGACCGTATTACCACTGCCTATGGCGTCAGTCGCAATCTTCTGGAAGTGGAGATTACCGAGGAAACCATTCTGGATCCGGCGGTTGCCGGTGAACAACTGACCCGGCTTGAAAACAGCGGGTATAAGCTGACGGTGGATGATTTCGGTATGGGATACTCGTCCTTGGCCTATTTGATCAGCCTGAAGATCACCCGGCTGAAGATTGATCGTAGTTTCGTCACTGGTATGAGCGATTCCCCAAAGAACAAGGCACTGGTTGTTGCCCTGGTCGGTCTCGGCCGCGCTCTGGGCGTCGATATCGTGGCGGAGGGCGTGGAAACGGTAGCGGATGCCAGGACCTTGACCGAAATCGGCTGCACAATAGGCCAGGGCTATTATTTCTCCCGGCCCATGCCTGCCGATATGCTGCCCAAATGGCTCGACCTTAAAAAAAAGCAAATGGGTGAGAAAAAATCACGACGCGCCGTGGCCTGATGAAAGGCGTCCACAGGAAATACCCCCCTGGTTTTCCCGAGAATGCAAACGGATAAAAACTTTAGTGAAATTGTTGCTTTTTTGTTCTGATTTTCGTCTGGCACACTTCACTTTGACTGCGGTCTTATCCATATTCGGACCATGGCCAGATCTCCGAAAAAATCTCCCTCCCGTAACAATGACACCCCATCGCAGGATGAGGCAGGTACGCCTTATTCCGGTGGATTTGAAGAGGCGCCGCAGGCTGCTTTCGAAGGAGCGCCCTTGAGCGGAAGTGTCGCGGACTGGGTGAAGCAGCTGGAAGCCGAAGCGGAGGCCGGGGGCATCGAAAGCCAACGGGAACTCGCGTCCAAGGCTGGAAAGCACCGCAAGAAGATTGAGATCGAAGCGCGCAGACATGCCGAAAAGATAGCGCTTGAGAAAAGCACGGGTAGCAAGACCGGGGCCGACCCCGTAAAGGCCGGTCGCACTGCAAAGGCCAAGAGCGAAGACGGCGGCAGCGCCATGCGCACCTCCCGAGGCGTATCCATCGGCGCATCTTCCGATCCGGCCACGCGCGCTGCTGCCGGTCTCAACCCGGTGTCCGGCATGGATACGTCGCTGGAAGAGGCGCAGAGCCTTGCCCCAGGTGCCGTGACGGCAACAGTGGAAGCACTGTCGGCGCTGATTGAAAGCGGCAATCCGCTGTTCAAGGGCGGCAAGATCTGGGCGCCGCATCGCCCGGCCAGGCCGGAAAAGTCCGAGGGGGGAATCCCGATCCGCATGGTGTCGGATTACGAACCGGCGGGTGATCAGCCAACGGCGATCAAGGATCTAGTGGAAGGCATCGATGCCGGGGAGCGCAGTCAGGTTCTGCTCGGCGTGACCGGCTCCGGCAAGACCTTTACCATGGCCAAGGTGATCGAGGCGACCCAGCGGCCAGCGGTGATTCTGGCGCCGAACAAGACGCTGGCGGCCCAGCTCTATTCGGAATTCAAACATTTCTTCCCCGACAATGCGGTGGAATATTTCGTTTCCTACTACGATTACTATCAGCCGGAAGCCTATGTGCCGCGTTCAGATACGTTTATCGAGAAGGAAAGCTCGATCAACGAACAGATTGACCGTATGCGCCACGCCGCCACCCGCGCTATCCTGGAACGGGACGATTGTATTATCGTCGCCTCGGTGTCCTGCATCTACGGTATCGGCTCGGTCGAAACCTATACGGCGATGACCTTCCAGATGTCGGTCGGCGACCGGATTGACCAGCGGCAATTGCTAGCCGACCTCGTGGCGCAGCAATACAAGCGGCAGGACATCAATTTCGTGCGCGGCTCTTTCCGGGTGCGTGGCGATACGATTGAAATCTTCCCAGCCCACTTGGAGGATGCCGCCTGGCGCATTTCGATGTTCGGCGATGAAATCGATGCGATCACCGAATTCGATCCGCTGACCGGCCACAAGACCGGCGATATGAAGTCGGTGAAGATCTATGCCAATTCGCACTATGTCACGCCGCGCCCGACGCTGAACGGGGCGATCAAAGCAATCAAGGAGGAGTTGAAGCAGCGGCTGGCCGAGCTGGAAAAGGGCGGACGTCTGCTGGAGGCGCAAAGGCTGGAGCAGCGCACCCGCTACGATATCGAAATGATGGAAGCGACTGGCTCCTGCACGGGCATCGAAAACTACTCCCGCTACCTGACGGGCCGTGCGCCCGGTGAGCCGCCGCCGACCCTGTTCGAATATATTCCCGATAACGCCTTGCTGTTCATCGATGAAAGCCATGTCTCCGTCAGCCAGATTGGCGGCATGTATCGCGGCGACTTCAGGCGAAAGGCGACGCTGGCCGAATATGGCTTCCGGCTGCCGTCCTGCATGGACAACCGGCCATTGCGATTTGAGGAATGGGACGCCATGCGTCCGCCGACCGTTGCTGTTTCGGCCACGCCCGGCAGTTGGGAGCTGGAACAGTCGGGCGGCGTGTTTGCCGAACAGGTCATTCGCCCGACGGGCCTGATCGATCCGCCGGTCGAAGTGCGCTCCGCCAAGTCCCAGGTTGATGACGTCTTGGGCGAGATCAAGGAAACCTCGCTAAAGGGCTATCGCACGCTGGTAACGGTGCTGACCAAGCGCATGGCAGAGGACCTGACGGAATATCTGCACGAGCAGGGTGTGCGGGTGCGCTATATGCATTCGGATATCGACACGCTGGAACGCATCGAAATCCTGCGTGATCTCAGGCTCGGCGCCTTTGACGTGCTGGTTGGTATCAACCTGTTGCGCGAGGGTCTGGACATTCCCGAATGTGGCTTCGTCGCCATTCTCGATGCCGACAAGGAAGGCTTCCTGCGTTCCGAGACTTCGCTGATCCAGACGATTGGCCGCGCGGCGCGTAATGTCGATGGTAAGGTCATTCTCTACGCCGACCAGATCACTGGCTCCATGCGGCGCGCCATGGACGAAACGTCGCGCCGCCGGGAAAAGCAGGTGGCCTACAATCTCGAACACGGCATCACGCCGGAATCGGTCAAGGCGAAGATTTCCGACATTCTCGATTCGGTCTACGAGCGCGACCATGTCCGCGCCGACATTTCCGGGGCGAGCGGCAAGGGCTTTGCCGCCGGTGGTCATCTGGTCGGCAACAATCTCCAGGCCCATCTTTCGGCGCTGGAAAAACAGATGCGTGATGCCGCCGCCGACCTCGATTTCGAAACTGCCGCTCGTTTGCGCGACGAAATCAAGCGTTTGAAGGAGGTCGAGCTGGCCAGCATGGGTGATCCCGGCGAAAAGGCCGAGGCCCGGGCGCAAGAACAAGCCGTGTCCGGCCAGTCCGCTGGCGTTGCAGCAGACGATTCCCGTCAGGAATCCACTGACAACGGCTCCTATTTCGCCAAACCATCCCTGGATGATATGGGCCCCGGCACGGACACGGCCAAGCCGCTGTTTCGCAAGAACAGCCTGGATGAAATGACGGTCGGTCGGACGGAAAAGCCTGTTCCCGGCAAGCTTCCTGACAAGCCCAGCTCGAAAAGCGGCGATGTTAAAACGGACGATCCCCGTCCGATTATCCGCGCCAAATCCGGGGCCGGTTCCTACGAAGATGCTGGAGATCAGAAACGCAAGACACGCACCAAGGGAAAGACCGGTAAGCCGGGGCGGTAGGTTGGGCTCGGCTTGTTCGTCCGAAAATGCGTAAAAACAAATGGATAGAGAGTTTCACTGTTTCTGCGAGACACTGAAATTCTCGGAATTTTGTTAGAAAACGTAAAAATCGTTGACACATCTCCAGATGGATGAAAACACGACCCAACCGAAAAACGCCCCCCTTTTTCGGTTGGGTATCCTATAGCATCGTTTAAAAACCGAAACCGGTTCGATGCTATAGGATCTTGCTTACGCAACAGCCGTTTTCGCAACTCCGTCCCAAAGCCTTGTCAGGCTCTCCCATTCCAAGTCTCGAAGATGCTGCTGCATTCCCACCTTCAGAATGGTGCAAACGCTCAGATGAATCATCGACTTGAGTAAAGGAAGACGAACGATCACCGATCAATGATCGTTCGTATAAAACCTAATGACCCTATGCAATTGGTCAACACGCGGCTAGCGCCACACCCTCGCCGCGTGGGTCATGGGCGCCTGTCAGGCTGCCATCCGGGGCGATGGTGATGGCACCTGCCTGACCCGCGATTGGACTTTGCGGCTCAATGGGTGCCAGCTGATGACCGAGATCGGCCAGGGTATCGAGCACCGCCTGGCCGCAGTCTGCCTCAATTTTCAAACTGTCGCGGCTGTCGGAAAACGTCTTGCCCAGGAGAAATCGTGGTCCGGCCAGCGCCTGGGCGGGAGGCTGCGCATAATCGATCAGCCGTGTCAGCAGCATGGCCAGGGTCTGCGGCTGGCCGTCTGCACCTTGGGTGCCGTAGATCAGCGCCGGTTTGCCGTCGCGCAGGGCAAGTCCGGGGTTGAGGGTATAGAAGGGTCTTTTACCCGATTGCAGGCAATTGGGGCTTTGCGGATCGAGGGAGAAAGCCGCTCCCCGGTTTTGCCAGAGAATGCCGGTATCGCCGACGACAACGCCGCTGCCCCAATCGAAATAGGTGCTTTGCAGCGTGCTGACGCTTTGGCCCGCAGCGTCAGTCGCGCCGAAAAACACCGTGTCCCCGGTTCGGTAGGGATGCGGCCAGGCGAGCGCGCGGTCCAGATTTATGGCTCTGGCGGCCTGCTGCAATTGTTCTGGCGATAGCCATTGTTGCACAGATTGATCGGCAAAATCCGGATCGGCGATCCGGTCGCGAGTCAGGAAAGCCTGCTTCACCGCCTCGACGACCAGATGCAGATGCTGGGCGCTGTCCGGAGCGAGGGCGGAAAGGTCGAAATGCTGGAGAATGCCCATGATCGCAAGAGTGGAGATCCCTTGCGTCGGCGGCGGTGGCGCGAGAAGCTCCAGTCCGCGATAGGATAGACGCACCGGTTCCACCTGCCGCGTGCGTGTTGCTGCCAGATCGGCAAGAGTGATTGGCGACCCGACTGCCCGAAGCCCCTCGGCGATGCGCTGGGCGAGGGGGCCTTGGTAAAAACTGCGCGCGCCATGGCTGGCAATATCCTCCAGGGAGCGGGCCAGCTCTGGCTGGCGAAAGATCTCTCCCGGGGCAAAGGGTCGTCCATTGTTGAAGAACAGGTTGATGAAGCCTGGCCAGTCGGCAAGCATGTCCTTACGCATATCGAGCCAGAAGCCTTGCGAGAGGCTGACCGGAAACCCGTGTTGCGCATGATGAATGGCATCCTGCAACAGATCGCCAAACGCCTGTTTGCCACCCCAATACTCAGTGGAATAGCGGTGAACGGCCTCCCAGGCATCGACGGTGGCAGCGGTGGTGAGGGTTGAAAGCGGGCCGCGCAGTGGAATACTGTCACTGGTAAAATCCGGCAGTTCCAACGCTGCTTGACCGATTCCCAGGAAACAGGTCTGGCGGCCCTGCCGGTCGGCTAGAATCCAGACCGAGTCGCCGCCCAGGCCGCAGAAATGCGGGTAGACGACGGCAATGGTGCTGGCCATGGCGATGGCCGCTTCCGCTGCCGTGCCGCCGCGCTCCA
It encodes the following:
- a CDS encoding hemerythrin domain-containing protein — translated: MQSNLDKTGFPKARDARPLALPPCETSLEWLNHAHGEQMALCAELEEIADSLPNTINRQKCIYAAKALTPLIKGVHHYEESILFPWLETSTRSSVGMHETLNRLRFEHCEDECFAEELTDALLKLGSGGEVNMEAVGYMLRGFFEGLRRHIAFEREHILCQIGETQLS
- the ccoN gene encoding cytochrome-c oxidase, cbb3-type subunit I gives rise to the protein MNYTFETMVLAILAFAALLGAGFAYDSLFAAHMWVAFFVLLGGTVVMLRHIRFAPAAAGLSSRAAAQPKSEYFDEVIRYGVIATVFWGVIGFLVGLVIALQLAFPDLNFGPWLNFGRLRPLHTSAVIFAFGGNALIITSFYVVQRTCRSRLFGGTLGWFVFWGYNFFIVMAATGYLLGITQGREYAEPEWYVDIWLTIVWVAYLVAFLGTILTRKEPHIYVANWFYLAFIVTIAMLHIVNNLAIPVSFLGVKSYSAFSGVQDALTQWWYGHNAVGFFLTAGFLGMMYYFVPKQAGRPVYSYRLSIIHFWALIFMYIWAGPHHLHYTALPDWAQTLGMVFSIMLWMPSWGGMINGLMTLSGAWDKIRTDPIIRMMVMAIAFYGMSTFEGPMMSIKTVNSLSHYTEWTIGHVHSGALGWVGMITFGAIYYLTPKLWHRDRLYSMRMVNWHFWLATLGIVVYAAVLWVAGIQQGLMWREYDAQGFLVYSFAETVKAMFPYYVMRAVGGGLYLAGSLVMAWNITMTILGHQRNEAPLAGSAMAPVLQPAE
- the ccoO gene encoding cytochrome-c oxidase, cbb3-type subunit II — translated: MSILDKHKIIEKNASLLLLGSLLVVAVGGIVEIAPLFYLQNTIEKVEGMRPYSPLELAGRDIYIREGCYLCHSQMIRPFRDEVERYGHYSLAAESMYDHPFQWGSKRTGPDLARVGDRYSNDWHVQHLSDPRSVVPESIMPKYAFLKETPLKITNVSMDLKVNSEVGVPYTQDMIDNAKADLAAQADPNADTTALLARYPKAKVGDFDGNPAVLSEMDALIAYLQMIGTLVDFTKYDDATGYR
- a CDS encoding cbb3-type cytochrome c oxidase subunit 3; the encoded protein is MEGTEIYTAMRHFADSWGMLAMLLFFAGAILFVFRPGAKERAKDAASIPLRED
- the ccoP gene encoding cytochrome-c oxidase, cbb3-type subunit III; its protein translation is MSDKHIDEISGVETTGHEWDGIRELNNPMPRWWVYTFYATIVWAIGYTVVYPAWPMLSTNTKGLFGYTNRAAVTAELAEAKAAQSVFTDKIAALPIKDILADKDLTEFATAGGAAAFKVNCTPCHGSGAAGGPGYPNLNDDDWLWGGSVDAIYTTLQHGIRYTSDPETRTSEMPAFADILKPEEIRQVSAYVVSLTGKPSNDALVAPGKQVFMDNCVACHGEKAEGNRDLGAPNLGDAIWLKVKGEQEIIQQVAHPKHGMMPGWSARLGDTTVKELTVYVHSLGGGE
- a CDS encoding VOC family protein, giving the protein MTQRNDQIDYIEFNVRDISASKQFYATAFRWSFTDYGPDYAEFNDGRLKGGFTTTAPVSATGGPLVILFADDLEKALSSVESAGGTIARPIFSFPGGRRFHFRDLDGYELAVWSDSL
- a CDS encoding putative bifunctional diguanylate cyclase/phosphodiesterase, which encodes MALRGSGTAAVYNVMAGLSASMLLLAEGNDVSVVTGWMIALAIATVFRFLLSRHLQHRQYASANPDDVLRLMCITACLQGIVWALLPTAVVNMDLLGRNAPILVVIGGLVATAMFRQAGTSQVAFSYCIPMILAISWNFAIHGGIIATISTFNFIVLAIFMSHLLLRADRTFIESEMAKLRSQAATQSLIIANKDIQHKNLRLEVLANGDPVTGLFNRIYFNGRLAGEIAAAKVGNRDIGLLLVNVDRFKLLNDAFGHRGGDQFLAILGQRLKNAAGGDAVTARISGDEFAILLRKGDVRQDCRALAETVIASSMVPIAVHGTQVSPGLSAGIAFFPDHAEDGDGLFTCASMALSDAKQDGRRQLREFDHQIKQRIDRQRRIEQDLPTALRDRSLETWFQPQVDLVTGRVVGFEALVRWFHPEFGGIAPPEIVNAAQSMQMCEALTGFVTENICQLLNRLKELGMPEIAVALNVSPREFALYDVSVMLDRITTAYGVSRNLLEVEITEETILDPAVAGEQLTRLENSGYKLTVDDFGMGYSSLAYLISLKITRLKIDRSFVTGMSDSPKNKALVVALVGLGRALGVDIVAEGVETVADARTLTEIGCTIGQGYYFSRPMPADMLPKWLDLKKKQMGEKKSRRAVA